In one window of Arachis ipaensis cultivar K30076 chromosome B06, Araip1.1, whole genome shotgun sequence DNA:
- the LOC107605157 gene encoding peroxidase 45: MSTQILFYLVLQLLASNCDAQLRLDYYRNTCPDVESIVRTAVETKLQQTFVTAPGTLRLFFHDCFVRGCDASVMLASRNSSAEKDNGINLSLAGDGFDTVIKAKAAVDSVPRCQNKVSCADILAMAARDVVALTGGPSYAVELGRLDGRISTKASVRHHLPHADFTLTQLIQMFASNGLTLRDLVALSGAHTIGFSHCNQFSKRIYNFRTKNRIDPTLNPEYAKQLLQLCPKSVDPRIAIDMDPTTPRTFDNQYYKNLQQGKGLLSSDQTLFTDKRSRKLVNLFASNGTEFEQAFVVAMRKLGRIGIRAGNQGEIRRDCTMIN, translated from the exons ATGAGTACTCAGATTCTATTTTATCTTGTTCTGCAGCTCTTGGCTAGTAATTGTGATGCTCAACTTCGCCTCGATTATTACCGGAACACATGCCCGGATGTTGAATCCATAGTTCGCACCGCCGTCGAAACAAAACTTCAGCAGACATTTGTTACAGCACCGGGCACACTGAGGTTATTTTTCCACGACTGTTTTGTTCGG GGATGTGATGCTTCAGTGATGCTGGCATCAAGAAACAGCAGTGCAGAGAAGGATAACGGTATCAATCTGTCACTGGCTGGTGACGGTTTTGATACTGTCATCAAAGCCAAGGCTGCTGTGGATAGTGTCCCTCGCTGCCAAAATAAGGTTTCTTGTGCTGATATTTTGGCAATGGCTGCTAGGGACGTTGTTGCTTTG ACAGGAGGACCATCTTATGCAGTTGAGTTAGGAAGGTTAGATGGGAGAATCAGTACAAAAGCTAGTGTGAGACACCATCTACCTCATGCTGATTTCACACTAACACAGCTTATTCAGATGTTTGCTTCAAATGGACTCACCCTTAGAGATCTTGTTGCATTATCAG GAGCACATACTATTGGTTTCTCTCACTGCAACCAATTCTCCAAAAGAATCTACAACTTCAGAACCAAGAACAGAATTGATCCAACATTGAATCCGGAATATGCGAAACAACTCCTGCAACTGTGTCCTAAAAGTGTTGACCCCAGAATTGCCATAGACATGGATCCAACTACACCTAGAACATTTGATAACCAGTACTACAAGAATCTCCAACAAGGAAAAGGGCTTCTTTCTTCTGACCAGACTTTGTTCACTGATAAAAGATCAAGAAAGCTAGTGAACTTGTTCGCCTCGAACGGCACAGAATTCGAACAGGCTTTTGTGGTTGCTATGAGGAAGCTTGGAAGGATAGGGATCAGAGCAGGGAACCAGGGAGAAATCAGGAGAGATTGCACTATGATTAACTAA
- the LOC107605159 gene encoding uncharacterized protein LOC107605159, with protein sequence MQPQQSSRIDLVELKAHIVKKVGADKSKRYFYYLGRFLSQKLRKNEFDKLCFRLLGRENIPLHNHFIRSILKNACQANSAPPVQPSSTPKSVAHASNISPSRQDGHEQSVTNFQSQNQNAPIWSNGVLPVSPRKVRSGMRDRKLKDRPSPLGPNGKVDSVVHQSTATEDSGSKVEMENGTLSHCDYQRPIHHLKAVAELPENEIGDVIQRPAEKSRIHDKGPTKTSIVEDGEEVEQLNHVSFSRSPLTAPLGIPYCSASVGGTRKAVPVSSSSDFVSCCDSGSLYDTDTLRRHMQQITMVQGLGGVSLECANTLNNMVDVYLKRLIRSCVDLVGARTTNHSRKPLVSKQQIQGKVMNGIWPNNLSHVQSVGGLGEPEPEHRPPCSVSLHDFKIAMQLNPRQLGEDWPLLLEKISMQSFDE encoded by the coding sequence ATGCAACCACAGCAGAGCTCTAGAATTGATTTGGTCGAATTGAAAGCACATATTGTAAAGAAGGTTGGAGCTGATAAGTCGAAGCGTTATTTCTATTACTTGGGCAGGTTTTTGAGTCAGAAGCTGAGAAAGAATGAGTTTGACAAATTGTGCTTTCGGTTACTCGGAAGGGAGAACATTCCATTGCATAATCATTTTATAAGATCAATTTTGAAGAATGCTTGCCAAGCGAATTCCGCACCACCAGTACAGCCATCCAGTACTCCGAAATCAGTGGCACATGCTTCTAACATATCTCCTAGTAGACAAGATGGACATGAACAGAGTGTTACCAACTTCCAAAGTCAAAATCAAAACGCACCCATTTGGTCAAATGGGGTTCTGCCAGTCTCCCCACGCAAGGTTCGGTCTGGAATGCGTGATAGGAAGCTTAAAGATAGACCAAGCCCTCTTGGACCAAATGGGAAAGTTGACTCTGTTGTTCATCAATCCACAGCTACTGAAGACAGTGGTAGTAAGGTTGAAATGGAGAATGGAACACTTAGTCATTGTGATTATCAAAGACCCATACATCATCTTAAAGCAGTTGCCGAGCTACCTGAGAATGAAATAGGGGATGTTATTCAGAGACCTGCCGAAAAGTCAAGAATACATGACAAGGGGCCAACCAAAACATCGATTGTTGAAGATGGGGAAGAGGTGGAGCAGTTAAACCACGTCAGTTTTTCCAGAAGTCCCCTGACAGCACCGCTTGGAATTCCTTACTGCTCTGCTAGCGTGGGTGGGACCCGCAAAGCAGTGCCGGTTAGTAGCAGTAGTGATTTTGTTAGTTGTTGTGACAGTGGTAGCTTGTATGATACAGATACATTGAGAAGGCACATGCAACAGATTACCATGGTACAGGGTCTTGGAGGTGTTTCTTTAGAATGTGCAAACACTTTGAATAATATGGTAGATGTGTACTTGAAACGCTTAATCAGGTCTTGTGTTGATTTAGTGGGCGCTCGGACTACAAATCATTCAAGGAAGCCCCTTGTCTCTAAACAGCAGATTCAGGGGAAGGTCATGAACGGCATATGGCCAAATAATCTTTCGCATGTGCAGAGTGTTGGTGGCCTGGGAGAACCTGAGCCCGAACACAGACCACCCTGCTCTGTATCTTTGCATGATTTTAAGATTGCCATGCAGCTAAATCCACGTCAGCTTGGAGAAGATTGGCCTCTGTTGTTAGAGAAAATTTCTATGCAGTCCTTTGACGAATAA
- the LOC107605158 gene encoding uncharacterized protein LOC107605158 isoform X1: MVYESFCSEMQPQKSSRLDLAELKAHIIKKVGADKSKWYFYYLSRFLSQKLGKNEFDKLCFRVLGRENIPLHNRLIRSILRNACQAKSPPPVHPSGTPKSVAHATNISPSRQDGHEPSVTNIQSQNQNAPIWSNGVLPVSPRKVRSGMRDRKLKDRPSPLGPNGKVDSVAHQPTATEDSGSKVEMENGTLSQCDYQRHIQHLQAVAELPETEIGDAIHRPAEKSRINDKGPTKISFVEDGEEVEQLNHLSFSRGSLTAPLGIPYCSASVGGSRKAVPISSSGGFVSCCDSGSLHDTDTLRRHMDEIATVQGLGGVSIECANTLNNMVDVYLKRLIRSCVDLAGARSTNQSRKPSVPKQIQGKVINGMWPNNHSHLQSIVGPVEPEPENRPPCSVSLHDFNIAMQLNPRQLGEDWPLLLEKISMQSFER; this comes from the coding sequence ATGGTGTATGAATCTTTCTGTTCAGAGATGCAACCACAGAAGAGCTCTAGACTCGATTTGGCCGAATTGAAAGCACATATTATAAAGAAGGTTGGAGCTGATAAGTCGAAGTGGTATTTCTATTACTTGAGCAGGTTTTTGAGTCAGAAGCTGGGGAAGAATGAGTTTGACAAGTTGTGCTTTCGGGTACTTGGAAGGGAGAATATTCCATTGCATAATCGTCTTATAAGGTCGATTTTGAGGAATGCTTGCCAAGCAAAATCTCCACCACCAGTACATCCATCCGGTACTCCGAAATCGGTAGCACATGCTACTAACATATCTCCTAGTAGACAAGATGGACATGAACCGAGTGTTACCAACATCCAAAGTCAAAATCAAAATGCACCCATTTGGTCAAATGGGGTTCTGCCAGTCTCCCCGCGCAAAGTTCGGTCCGGAATGCGTGATAGAAAGCTTAAAGATAGACCAAGCCCTCTTGGACCAAATGGGAAAGTTGACTCTGTTGCTCATCAACCCACAGCTACTGAAGACAGTGGTAGTAAGGTTGAAATGGAGAATGGAACACTTAGTCAATGTGATTATCAAAGGCACATACAGCATCTTCAAGCAGTTGCTGAGCTACCTGAGACTGAAATAGGGGACGCTATTCATAGACCTGCTGAAAAATCAAGAATAAATGACAAGGGGCCGACCAAAATATCGTTTGTTGAAGATGGGGAAGAGGTGGAGCAGTTAAACCACCTCAGTTTCTCTAGAGGTTCTCTGACAGCACCGCTTGGGATTCCTTATTGCTCTGCAAGCGTGGGTGGGTCCCGCAAAGCAGTGCCCATTAGTAGCAGTGGTGGTTTTGTTAGTTGTTGTGACAGTGGTAGCTTGCATGATACAGATACCTTGAGACGGCACATGGATGAGATTGCCACGGTTCAAGGTCTTGGTGGTGTTTCTATAGAATGTGCGAACACGTTGAATAACATGGTAGATGTGTACTTGAAACGGTTGATCAGGTCTTGTGTCGATTTAGCTGGAGCTCGTTCTACAAATCAGTCAAGGAAGCCCTCTGTCCCAAAACAGATTCAGGGGAAGGTCATCAACGGCATGTGGCCAAATAATCATTCACATTTGCAGAGCATTGTTGGGCCGGTAGAACCTGAGCCCGAAAACAGACCACCTTGCTCTGTATCTTTGCATGATTTTAACATTGCCATGCAGCTAAATCCACGGCAACTTGGAGAAGATTGGCCTCTGTTGCTAGAGAAAATTTCTATGCAGTCCTTTGAAAGATAA
- the LOC107605158 gene encoding uncharacterized protein LOC107605158 isoform X2, with translation MQPQKSSRLDLAELKAHIIKKVGADKSKWYFYYLSRFLSQKLGKNEFDKLCFRVLGRENIPLHNRLIRSILRNACQAKSPPPVHPSGTPKSVAHATNISPSRQDGHEPSVTNIQSQNQNAPIWSNGVLPVSPRKVRSGMRDRKLKDRPSPLGPNGKVDSVAHQPTATEDSGSKVEMENGTLSQCDYQRHIQHLQAVAELPETEIGDAIHRPAEKSRINDKGPTKISFVEDGEEVEQLNHLSFSRGSLTAPLGIPYCSASVGGSRKAVPISSSGGFVSCCDSGSLHDTDTLRRHMDEIATVQGLGGVSIECANTLNNMVDVYLKRLIRSCVDLAGARSTNQSRKPSVPKQIQGKVINGMWPNNHSHLQSIVGPVEPEPENRPPCSVSLHDFNIAMQLNPRQLGEDWPLLLEKISMQSFER, from the coding sequence ATGCAACCACAGAAGAGCTCTAGACTCGATTTGGCCGAATTGAAAGCACATATTATAAAGAAGGTTGGAGCTGATAAGTCGAAGTGGTATTTCTATTACTTGAGCAGGTTTTTGAGTCAGAAGCTGGGGAAGAATGAGTTTGACAAGTTGTGCTTTCGGGTACTTGGAAGGGAGAATATTCCATTGCATAATCGTCTTATAAGGTCGATTTTGAGGAATGCTTGCCAAGCAAAATCTCCACCACCAGTACATCCATCCGGTACTCCGAAATCGGTAGCACATGCTACTAACATATCTCCTAGTAGACAAGATGGACATGAACCGAGTGTTACCAACATCCAAAGTCAAAATCAAAATGCACCCATTTGGTCAAATGGGGTTCTGCCAGTCTCCCCGCGCAAAGTTCGGTCCGGAATGCGTGATAGAAAGCTTAAAGATAGACCAAGCCCTCTTGGACCAAATGGGAAAGTTGACTCTGTTGCTCATCAACCCACAGCTACTGAAGACAGTGGTAGTAAGGTTGAAATGGAGAATGGAACACTTAGTCAATGTGATTATCAAAGGCACATACAGCATCTTCAAGCAGTTGCTGAGCTACCTGAGACTGAAATAGGGGACGCTATTCATAGACCTGCTGAAAAATCAAGAATAAATGACAAGGGGCCGACCAAAATATCGTTTGTTGAAGATGGGGAAGAGGTGGAGCAGTTAAACCACCTCAGTTTCTCTAGAGGTTCTCTGACAGCACCGCTTGGGATTCCTTATTGCTCTGCAAGCGTGGGTGGGTCCCGCAAAGCAGTGCCCATTAGTAGCAGTGGTGGTTTTGTTAGTTGTTGTGACAGTGGTAGCTTGCATGATACAGATACCTTGAGACGGCACATGGATGAGATTGCCACGGTTCAAGGTCTTGGTGGTGTTTCTATAGAATGTGCGAACACGTTGAATAACATGGTAGATGTGTACTTGAAACGGTTGATCAGGTCTTGTGTCGATTTAGCTGGAGCTCGTTCTACAAATCAGTCAAGGAAGCCCTCTGTCCCAAAACAGATTCAGGGGAAGGTCATCAACGGCATGTGGCCAAATAATCATTCACATTTGCAGAGCATTGTTGGGCCGGTAGAACCTGAGCCCGAAAACAGACCACCTTGCTCTGTATCTTTGCATGATTTTAACATTGCCATGCAGCTAAATCCACGGCAACTTGGAGAAGATTGGCCTCTGTTGCTAGAGAAAATTTCTATGCAGTCCTTTGAAAGATAA
- the LOC107605156 gene encoding plasma membrane ATPase 4, translating to MGGISLEEIKNEQVDLERIPIEEVFEQLKCSRAGLTSDEGANRLQVFGPNKLEEKKESKFLKFLGFMWNPLSWVMEAAAIMAIALANGGGRPPDWQDFVGIIALLVINSTISFIEENNAGNAAAALMAGLAPKTKVLRDGHWSEQDAAILVPGDIISIKLGDIIPADARLLEGDPLSVDQSALTGESLPVTKNPTDEVFSGSTVKKGEIEAVVIATGVHTFFGKAAHLVDSTNQVGHFQKVLTAIGNFCICSIAVGILIELIVMYPIQHRRYRDGIDNLLVLLIGGIPIAMPTVLSVTMAIGSHRLSQQGAITKRMTAIEEMAGMDVLCSDKTGTLTLNKLSVDRNLIEVFAKGVEKEYVILLAARASRTENQDAIDAAIVGMLADPKEARAGIREVHFLPFNPVDKRTALTYIDSDGNWHRASKGAPEQIITLCNCKEDVRKKVHAVIDKFAERGLRSLGVARQEVPEKSKDSPGGPWQFVGLLPLFDPPRHDSAETIRRALNLGVNVKMITGDQLAIGKETGRRLGMGTNMYPSSALLGQDKDASISALPVDELIEKADGFAGVFPEHKYEIVKRLQERKHICGMTGDGVNDAPALKKADIGIAVADATDAARSASDIVLTEPGLSVIISAVLTSRAIFQRMKNYTIYAVSITIRIVFGFMFIALIWKFDFAPFMVLIIAILNDGTIMTISKDRVKPSPMPDSWKLREIFATGVVLGSYMALMTVVFFWAMKDTNFFPNKFGVRHIRNNPDEMMAALYLQVSIISQALIFVTRSRSWSYVERPGLLLLGAFLIAQLVATFIAVYANWGFARIKGMGWGWAGVIWIYSLVTYIPLDLLKFAIRYILSGKAWDNLLENKTAFTTKKDYGKEEREAQWAAAQRTLHGLQPPETSNLFNDKNSYRELSEIAEQAKRRAEVARLRELHTLKGHVESVVKLKGLDIDTIQQHYTV from the exons ATGGGTGGCATCAGCCTCGAAGAGATAAAGAACGAGCAAGTTGATCTG GAACGAATTCCAATTGAGGAAGTGTTTGAGCAGCTGAAATGTTCAAGAGCAGGTTTAACCTCAGACGAAGGTGCCAACCGCCTTCAAGTCTTTGGCCCAAACAAATTGGAAGAGAAAAAA GAGAGCAAGTTTTTGAAGTTCTTGGGGTTTATGTGGAACCCCTTGTCATGGGTGATGGAAGCTGCTGCAATAATGGCAATTGCTTTGGCAAATGGTGGAGGAAGGCCCCCTGATTGGCAAGACTTTGTGGGAATCATTGCTCTTTTGGTGATCAACTCCACAATCAGTTTCATTGAAGAAAACAATGCTGGAAATGCTGCTGCTGCTCTCATGGCTGGTTTAGCTCCTAAAACCAAGGTACTAAGAGATGGGCACTGGAGTGAACAAGATGCTGCAATTTTAGTACCAGGAGACATAATCAGCATTAAATTAGGAGATATCATTCCGGCCGATGCTCGTCTTCTGGAGGGAGATCCTCTAAGTGTGGATCAGTCTGCTTTAACAGGAGAATCTCTTCCGGTGACCAAGAACCCCACTGATGAAGTATTTTCTGGATCAACAGTGAAGAAGGGTGAGATAGAAGCAGTTGTGATTGCCACGGGTGTGCACACCTTCTTCGGTAAAGCGGCTCACTTGGTGGACAGCACTAACCAAGTTGGACACTTCCAGAAAGTGCTTACAGCAATTGGTAACTTCTGCATTTGCTCAATTGCTGTTGGAATTCTCATTGAGCTCATAGTCATGTACCCCATACAGCACCGAAGGTACAGAGATGGAATTGACAATCTGTTAGTCCTCTTGATTGGAGGAATTCCGATTGCCATGCCAACTGTTTTGTCAGTCACTATGGCTATTGGCTCTCACAGGCTGTCTCAGCAGGGCGCAATCACGAAACGTATGACAGCTATTGAGGAAATGGCTGGGATGGATGTCCTCTGCAGTGACAAAACTGGAACCTTGACATTGAATAAGCTCAGTGTTGATAGAAACTTGATTGAGGTCTTTGCTAAGGGTGTTGAGAAGGAGTATGTTATCCTTCTTGCTGCAAGGGCCTCTAGGACCGAAAATCAGGATGCTATAGATGCTGCAATTGTTGGCATGCTTGCTGATCCAAAGGAG GCTCGAGCCGGAATCAGGGAGGTCCATTTTCTTCCATTCAATCCTGTAGACAAGAGAACTGCTCTAACTTACATTGATTCTGATGGAAATTGGCACCGTGCCAGCAAAGGGGCTCCAGAGCAG ATCATAACCCTTTGCAACTGCAAAGAGGATGTCAGGAAGAAGGTTCATGCAGTGATTGATAAGTTCGCGGAGCGTGGACTTCGGTCTTTAGGTGTTGCAAGACAG GAAGTACCTGAGAAATCAAAAGATAGTCCAGGTGGACCATGGCAATTTGTTGGTCTGCTACCACTCTTTGATCCTCCCAGGCATGACAGTGCAGAAACCATTAGAAGAGCACTTAACCTCGGTGTAAATGTTAAGATGATTACTG GGGATCAGCTCGCCATCGGCAAGGAAACTGGTCGTAGGCTCGGAATGGGAACAAACATGTATCCATCATCTGCATTGCTTGGCCAAGACAAGGATGCTTCTATTTCAGCTCTTCCAGTTGATGAGTTAATTGAGAAGGCTGATGGATTCGCCGGAGTGTTTCCTG AACACAAGTATGAAATTGTTAAGAGGCTGCAAGAGAGGAAGCATATATGTGGAATGACGGGCGATGGTGTAAACGATGCCCCTGCCTTGAAGAAAGCCGATATTGGAATTGCTGTTGCTGATGCTACAGATGCTGCAAGAAGTGCCTCTGATATTGTCCTCACTGAGCCTGGTTTGAGTGTCATTATCAGTGCTGTGCTCACTAGCAGGGCTATTTTTCAGAGGATGAAGAACTATACT ATCTATGCTGTGTCAATTACTATTCGTATTGTG TTTGGTTTCATGTTCATTGCATTGATCTGGAAGTTTGATTTTGCACCCTTCATGGTTTTGATTATTGCTATACTAAATGATG GCACCATTATGACAATATCCAAGGATCGAGTGAAGCCATCGCCGATGCCTGACAGCTGGAAACTGAGGGAGATATTTGCTACCGGCGTTGTGTTAGGCAGTTACATGGCACTGATGACAGTAGTATTTTTCTGGGCCATGAAAGATACCAACTTCTTCCCG AACAAGTTTGGTGTGAGGCACATTAGAAATAACCCTGATGAGATGATGGCAGCTCTGTATCTACAAGTCAGTATCATAAGTCAGGCTCTAATTTTCGTCACTAGGTCTCGCAGCTGGTCGTATGTCGAAAGACCCGGTCTTCTCCTACTAGGTGCCTTCTTGATTGCTCAGCTG GTAGCAACTTTCATAGCAGTATATGCTAACTGGGGCTTTGCAAGAATCAAGGGAATGGGATGGGGTTGGGCTGGTGTAATTTGGATCTACAGTTTAGTGACATACATTCCTCTTGATTTGCTCAAATTCGCGATCCGCTATATTCTGAGTGGAAAGGCATGGGACAATCTTTTGGAGAACAAG ACTGCCTTCACTACCAAGAAAGACTATGGAAAAGAAGAGAGGGAAGCACAGTGGGCTGCAGCACAGAGAACACTCCATGGTCTTCAGCCTCCTGAAACCTCTAACCTCTTCAATGACAAAAACAGCTACAGGGAGCTTTCTGAGATTGCGGAGCAAGCAAAGAGACGTGCCGAGGTTGCGAG GCTTAGGGAGCTTCATACTCTCAAGGGACATGTCGAATCTGTGGTGAAGCTCAAGGGACTCGACATTGATACTATTCAGCAGCACTACACAGTTTAA
- the LOC107605160 gene encoding 3,9-dihydroxypterocarpan 6A-monooxygenase-like: MKKVCMSELLGGKMLHQLFHVRQQERKRFLSDLAKKGLAGETVDIGAELMMLTNNVISMMTMRQKSCSERGGEAEALRKVGEDTVELSGKFNVSDFLWFMKGVDIP, translated from the coding sequence ATGAAGAAGGTGTGCATGTCGGAGCTCCTGGGCGGCAAAATGCTCCACCAGCTCTTCCACGTGAGGCAGCAAGAGAGGAAGAGGTTCCTTAGCGATTTGGCAAAGAAAGGGTTAGCCGGTGAGACCGTGGATATTGGGGCAGAACTCATGATGCTGACCAACAACGTGATATCGATGATGACGATGAGGCAGAAGAGCTGTTCTGAAAGGGGAGGAGAAGCGGAGGCGCTGAGAAAGGTGGGGGAGGACACGGTGGAGCTGAGCGGGAAGTTCAACGTGTCGGATTTCTTGTGGTTCATGAAGGGTGTTGATATTCCTTAG